The following coding sequences are from one Candidatus Aminicenantes bacterium window:
- a CDS encoding ornithine cyclodeaminase family protein has product MKIATLAQIREVLPSLDLIPAIEAGFVAYSEGRATVPPVGELILDKGEVHIKSGFITGEDFYVIKIASGFYGNPDRGLPSGNGCMLL; this is encoded by the coding sequence TTGAAGATCGCGACCCTGGCCCAGATCCGAGAGGTCCTGCCTTCGTTGGACCTGATCCCGGCCATCGAGGCGGGCTTCGTGGCTTATTCCGAGGGACGGGCGACCGTACCGCCGGTCGGAGAGCTGATCCTTGACAAGGGCGAAGTCCACATCAAGTCCGGCTTCATCACGGGGGAGGATTTCTACGTCATCAAGATCGCTTCCGGCTTCTACGGCAATCCCGACCGGGGCCTTCCGTCCGGCAACGGCTGCATGCTTCTTTT